The following coding sequences lie in one Xanthomonas hyacinthi genomic window:
- a CDS encoding Rne/Rng family ribonuclease produces MKRMLINATQAEELRVAIVDGQTLYDIDIEQPSKEQKKSNIYKGRITRLEPSLEAAFVEYGGERHGFLPLKEISRDYFQAGVDHNKATIRELLREGQEVVVQVDKEERGNKGAALTTFISLAGRYMVLMPNSPSAGGVSRRIEGEDRAALKEALDKLNIPDDMGVIIRTAGVGRDAEELQWDLDYLLQVWKSIAEAALAKPAPFLIYQESRLIIRALRDYLRADIGEILVDTVEMYGDAQEFMQQVMPQSLRKLKHYTDDIPLFNRFQIESQIEAAYERSVRLPSGGSIVVDQTEALTAVDVNSSRATKGSDIEDTAFQTNLEAAEEVARQLRLRDLGGLVVIDFIDMASNKHQREVENRLQNALKYDRARVQIGRISRFGLLEMSRQRLRPSLGESSQIVCPRCDGHGRMRSVESMSLSIIRVAEEHAMKENTGQVLVQAPVEIANYLLNEKRRALSEIEKRHDAPIVIVADEQLHTPHYEVTRLRENELGEESAKPSYQRNTPRKLPVHALTKAQLNIPAPAVTNVKHSQPAPVREVVEVPEPVAAPVQIQAAAPAPVAAPAPTTGVVGWLKRIFGAGESTAPAPAASEPAQRQRAHDGNRNRNDRGDRNARRDGNRNGGQGGNGGNAARGNGGNLRRDERRPGNGGSNPQGGQQNLAAKPPRNEQAPQQVKPQQNPPPPPKVPKQPQPQNPPRQPKPQQEPAQAALQSDKPQRQPRQDEVAAKPATAAAAAATQDATTLAAATVAAGAAALSSDAPASEVDSAAPAPAAPQPSVAQASIDERESVAETAQAVPAGENGDADDANGEAGGRRRRGRRGGRRRRRGNGEAGSGGEGAAFDDIELDAGDSDGETAPAPSRSQPEFDFVDDASPAEATETTEAKPQQAPRAAREKREPRPPRHEQAAAAQTPAAAAPSVPEAETGPAAAQAAPVAAAAVAATATAPAVAESAPAPVATAPAQAAPPVAAAPLPPANGVPAAQVEAVPAEEPARPFVAGPAASDTPPLATIEAARQPTTPTPIVERPAPIAAATPAAETKTETAAAPLAAVEEPATPSPVVAEPQQAAAPAAQPIAEEEAPGKPAYVPVQTTLLDAFHEEPAAEPTPLHAPVAAVPVSNGTGSSSAGTAEPAAAAAAGNGLFDAPPAPPADAPVAVAQHQLHAKSGEGESDDDKGHKERAS; encoded by the coding sequence ATGAAGCGAATGCTGATCAACGCCACGCAGGCGGAAGAACTGCGTGTGGCCATCGTGGACGGCCAGACCCTGTACGACATCGATATCGAGCAACCGTCCAAGGAACAGAAGAAGTCCAACATCTACAAGGGCCGCATCACGCGGCTCGAACCCTCGCTCGAAGCCGCCTTCGTCGAATACGGCGGCGAGCGCCACGGCTTCCTGCCGCTGAAGGAAATCTCCCGCGATTACTTCCAGGCCGGCGTCGACCACAACAAGGCGACGATCCGCGAACTGCTGCGCGAGGGCCAGGAGGTGGTGGTCCAGGTGGACAAGGAAGAACGCGGCAACAAGGGCGCCGCACTGACCACGTTCATCTCCCTGGCCGGCCGCTACATGGTGCTGATGCCGAACTCGCCCAGCGCCGGCGGCGTCTCGCGCCGGATCGAGGGCGAGGACCGCGCCGCGCTGAAGGAAGCGCTGGACAAGCTGAACATCCCCGACGACATGGGCGTGATCATCCGCACCGCCGGCGTCGGCCGCGATGCCGAAGAGCTGCAGTGGGACCTGGACTACCTGCTGCAGGTATGGAAGTCGATCGCCGAGGCCGCGCTGGCCAAGCCGGCACCGTTCCTGATCTACCAGGAATCGCGGCTGATCATCCGCGCCCTGCGCGACTACCTGCGCGCCGACATCGGCGAGATCCTGGTCGATACCGTCGAGATGTACGGCGATGCCCAGGAGTTCATGCAGCAGGTGATGCCGCAGAGCCTGCGCAAGCTCAAGCACTACACCGACGACATCCCGCTGTTCAACCGCTTCCAGATCGAATCGCAGATCGAGGCGGCCTACGAGCGCAGCGTGCGCCTACCCTCCGGCGGCTCGATCGTGGTCGACCAGACCGAGGCGCTGACCGCGGTGGACGTCAACTCCTCGCGCGCGACCAAAGGCAGCGACATCGAGGACACCGCGTTCCAGACCAACCTGGAGGCCGCCGAAGAGGTGGCCCGCCAGCTGCGCCTGCGCGACCTCGGCGGCCTGGTGGTCATCGACTTCATCGACATGGCCTCCAACAAGCACCAGCGCGAAGTCGAGAACCGCCTGCAGAACGCGCTCAAGTACGACCGCGCGCGGGTGCAGATCGGCCGCATCTCGCGCTTCGGCCTGCTCGAGATGAGCCGCCAGCGCCTGCGCCCGTCGCTGGGCGAGTCCAGCCAGATCGTGTGCCCGCGCTGCGACGGCCATGGCCGCATGCGCAGCGTCGAGTCGATGTCGCTGTCGATCATCCGCGTGGCCGAAGAGCACGCGATGAAGGAGAACACCGGACAGGTACTGGTGCAGGCCCCGGTGGAGATCGCCAACTACCTGCTCAACGAGAAGCGCCGCGCGCTCAGCGAGATCGAGAAGCGCCACGACGCGCCGATCGTCATCGTCGCCGACGAACAGCTGCACACCCCGCACTACGAAGTGACCCGCCTGCGCGAGAACGAGCTCGGCGAGGAAAGCGCCAAGCCCAGCTACCAGCGCAACACCCCGCGCAAGCTGCCGGTGCATGCGCTGACCAAGGCGCAGCTGAACATTCCGGCGCCGGCGGTGACCAATGTGAAGCACTCGCAGCCGGCGCCGGTGCGCGAAGTGGTCGAGGTGCCCGAACCGGTCGCCGCGCCCGTGCAGATCCAGGCCGCGGCGCCCGCCCCGGTCGCGGCCCCGGCCCCGACCACCGGCGTGGTCGGCTGGCTGAAGCGGATCTTCGGTGCCGGCGAAAGCACGGCCCCGGCTCCGGCCGCGAGCGAGCCGGCGCAGCGCCAGCGCGCCCACGACGGCAATCGCAACCGCAACGATCGTGGCGACCGCAACGCGCGCCGCGACGGCAACCGCAACGGCGGCCAGGGTGGCAATGGCGGCAACGCCGCGCGCGGCAACGGCGGCAACCTGCGCCGCGACGAGCGCCGTCCCGGCAACGGCGGCAGCAACCCGCAGGGCGGCCAGCAGAACCTCGCGGCCAAGCCGCCGCGCAACGAGCAGGCGCCGCAGCAGGTCAAGCCGCAGCAGAACCCGCCGCCGCCGCCGAAGGTGCCGAAGCAGCCGCAGCCGCAGAACCCGCCGCGTCAGCCCAAGCCGCAGCAGGAGCCGGCGCAGGCCGCGCTGCAGAGCGACAAGCCGCAGCGCCAGCCGCGCCAGGACGAGGTCGCCGCCAAGCCGGCCACGGCAGCAGCCGCCGCAGCAACCCAGGACGCCACCACGCTCGCGGCTGCCACCGTGGCCGCTGGTGCCGCCGCGCTGAGCAGCGATGCACCGGCCAGCGAGGTCGACAGCGCCGCGCCGGCGCCGGCCGCACCGCAGCCGAGCGTGGCGCAGGCGAGCATCGATGAACGCGAGAGCGTCGCGGAAACCGCGCAGGCCGTTCCGGCCGGCGAGAACGGCGACGCCGACGACGCCAATGGCGAGGCCGGCGGCCGCCGCCGTCGCGGCCGTCGCGGCGGCCGTCGCCGTCGTCGCGGCAATGGCGAAGCCGGCAGCGGCGGCGAAGGCGCAGCGTTCGACGACATCGAACTGGATGCCGGCGACAGCGACGGCGAAACCGCGCCGGCGCCGAGCCGCAGCCAGCCGGAATTCGATTTCGTCGACGATGCCTCCCCGGCCGAAGCCACCGAAACCACCGAAGCCAAGCCACAGCAGGCACCGCGCGCGGCGCGGGAAAAGCGCGAGCCGCGTCCGCCGCGGCACGAGCAGGCTGCTGCCGCGCAGACGCCTGCCGCTGCTGCGCCCTCAGTACCGGAAGCCGAAACCGGCCCCGCCGCAGCGCAAGCTGCGCCGGTTGCCGCAGCCGCGGTCGCAGCGACCGCAACGGCGCCTGCGGTTGCCGAGTCGGCACCGGCACCGGTCGCTACAGCGCCTGCGCAAGCAGCGCCGCCGGTAGCGGCTGCGCCCTTGCCGCCAGCCAACGGCGTGCCTGCCGCGCAGGTCGAGGCAGTGCCTGCAGAAGAACCTGCTCGGCCGTTCGTCGCCGGGCCGGCAGCGTCCGACACGCCGCCGCTGGCGACAATCGAAGCCGCGCGGCAACCGACGACCCCGACGCCAATCGTCGAACGGCCTGCTCCGATCGCCGCAGCGACGCCAGCGGCGGAAACGAAAACGGAAACTGCAGCGGCACCGCTCGCAGCAGTTGAGGAACCTGCAACGCCGTCCCCGGTGGTTGCCGAGCCGCAGCAAGCAGCCGCTCCGGCAGCGCAACCGATCGCCGAGGAAGAAGCGCCCGGCAAACCGGCCTACGTGCCGGTACAGACCACGCTGCTGGACGCCTTCCACGAGGAGCCGGCGGCCGAACCGACGCCGCTACACGCGCCGGTTGCAGCAGTCCCGGTGTCGAACGGCACCGGGAGCAGCAGCGCCGGCACTGCCGAACCGGCAGCGGCCGCTGCGGCCGGCAACGGCCTGTTCGATGCGCCGCCTGCACCGCCGGCGGATGCGCCGGTCGCCGTCGCCCAGCATCAGCTGCACGCCAAATCCGGCGAGGGCGAGAGCGACGACGACAAGGGGCACAAGGAACGCGCCAGCTGA
- a CDS encoding RluA family pseudouridine synthase, whose protein sequence is MTSPPIPPKPRDVATSAVRILKVPEDRAGQRVDNFLLGQLKGAPRSLIYKLMRSGQVRVNGGRTKPERKLEAGDEVRIPPLKLHEEGEKTAPPDAFMARLEAAIVYEDARLLALNKPSGVASHGGSGISFGAIETLRALRPNQTLELVHRLDRDTSGLLIVAKKRSALTEMQALMREDDRVEGRGISKRYLTLLVGRMPDGVMSVDAPLHIGLRQGGERHVQVNAAGKASLSHFRVLERRGGHSYCEVRIETGRTHQIRVHAQHLGHAVAGDDKYGDAAVNKRLREQIGLKRLFLHAASLEFSLDGGKTPYLLNAPLADELAEALNRLGG, encoded by the coding sequence ATGACTTCCCCCCCGATCCCTCCCAAGCCGCGCGACGTCGCGACCAGCGCGGTGCGCATTCTCAAGGTCCCGGAAGATAGGGCCGGACAGCGCGTAGACAATTTCCTGCTCGGCCAGCTCAAGGGCGCCCCGCGCAGCCTGATCTACAAGCTGATGCGCAGCGGCCAGGTCCGGGTCAACGGCGGCCGCACCAAGCCCGAGCGCAAGCTGGAGGCCGGCGACGAGGTGCGCATCCCGCCGCTGAAGCTGCACGAGGAGGGCGAGAAGACCGCGCCGCCGGACGCGTTCATGGCCCGGCTGGAGGCGGCGATCGTTTACGAAGACGCGCGGTTGCTGGCGCTGAACAAGCCCTCCGGGGTGGCCAGCCATGGCGGCAGCGGGATCAGCTTCGGCGCGATCGAGACCTTGCGCGCCCTGCGCCCGAACCAGACCCTGGAACTGGTGCACCGGCTCGACCGCGATACCTCCGGGCTGCTGATCGTGGCCAAGAAGCGCTCGGCGCTGACCGAGATGCAGGCGCTGATGCGCGAGGACGACCGGGTCGAGGGCCGCGGCATCAGCAAGCGCTACCTGACCCTGCTGGTCGGGCGCATGCCCGACGGGGTGATGAGCGTGGATGCGCCGTTGCACATCGGCCTGCGCCAAGGCGGCGAGCGCCATGTGCAGGTGAACGCGGCCGGCAAGGCATCGCTGAGCCATTTCCGGGTGCTGGAGCGGCGCGGCGGGCATTCCTATTGCGAGGTGCGGATCGAGACCGGCCGCACCCACCAGATCCGGGTGCATGCGCAGCACCTCGGGCATGCGGTGGCCGGCGACGACAAGTACGGCGATGCGGCGGTCAACAAGCGCCTGCGCGAGCAGATCGGGCTCAAGCGCCTGTTCCTGCATGCCGCCTCGCTGGAATTCAGCCTCGACGGCGGCAAGACGCCCTATCTATTGAATGCGCCGCTGGCCGACGAGCTGGCCGAGGCGCTGAACCGCCTGGGCGGCTGA
- a CDS encoding DUF3300 domain-containing protein yields the protein MDIRSLPSTKLALALVTAASMLALSACQQQPAAAPAPAPAPAAATAAVPAPAPYVPPSAEQLYKLVAPIALFPDKLLAQTLAASVYPDQVGDAQGWLRSNSGLAATDRLKAAAAQPWDPSVKALTAFPDVIDQLASNGDWTRALGDAYAHDPNEVLDAIQVMRGRAQAQGHLRSTPQQRVQVTQRTVVEPAYADERIPPPRQTIVIEPAQPDVVYVPRYDPDVVYGAPVDVYREYRYRPRYYSEGDLVTAGIISFGVGVLVGDALEHRYHGPMGWLEPEPAWHPWGWNSWGMNWNAQSLAPHYVVYQNRVYAPRTTIVNNITNNRIDARSFVHNDNRSFAQQAALAPMAGAAAAAAMAPRFAQNAHAPAAQQFATAPPPRRAADYAQLSTPHFSERMLQPGRPVAANAPQRPPVPGLGAPNAAGAMRDARAQLPLAQAPHAPSPHAPTPRFAADPRRALPVANAAALQQRRDMLQLAHANAPQPAGNFQAAHREDPRAQARFTQPEPPRPAPHQFAAFNAQQQAAHREAPMREFPERVQAMPRPEQRPPMQEQRMARIAPPRPPAEPRPATRPPQAHSDPHHNHDRDRDKHTG from the coding sequence ATGGATATCCGCTCCCTGCCATCAACGAAATTGGCGCTGGCGCTGGTCACCGCCGCGAGCATGCTGGCGCTGAGCGCGTGCCAGCAGCAACCGGCGGCAGCACCGGCCCCGGCCCCGGCCCCGGCCGCAGCGACCGCCGCCGTACCCGCGCCCGCCCCCTACGTGCCGCCCAGCGCCGAGCAGTTGTACAAGCTGGTGGCGCCGATCGCGCTGTTCCCCGACAAGCTGCTGGCGCAGACCTTGGCCGCCTCGGTGTATCCGGACCAGGTCGGCGACGCCCAGGGCTGGCTGCGCAGCAACAGCGGCCTGGCCGCGACCGATCGCCTGAAGGCGGCGGCGGCGCAGCCATGGGATCCCAGCGTCAAGGCGCTGACCGCATTTCCCGACGTGATCGACCAGCTGGCCAGCAACGGCGACTGGACCCGTGCGCTCGGCGATGCCTATGCGCACGACCCCAACGAAGTCCTCGACGCGATCCAGGTCATGCGCGGGCGCGCGCAGGCGCAGGGCCACCTGCGCAGCACGCCACAGCAACGGGTGCAGGTGACGCAACGCACGGTGGTGGAACCGGCCTATGCCGACGAGCGGATCCCGCCGCCGCGCCAGACCATCGTCATCGAACCGGCGCAGCCGGATGTCGTCTATGTGCCGCGCTACGATCCGGACGTGGTCTACGGCGCACCGGTCGACGTCTACCGCGAGTATCGCTACCGCCCGCGGTACTACAGCGAAGGCGATCTGGTCACCGCCGGCATCATCTCCTTCGGCGTCGGTGTGCTGGTCGGCGACGCGCTGGAGCACCGCTACCACGGCCCGATGGGCTGGCTGGAACCGGAACCGGCCTGGCACCCCTGGGGCTGGAACAGCTGGGGCATGAACTGGAACGCCCAGTCCTTGGCGCCGCACTACGTGGTCTACCAGAACCGCGTCTATGCGCCGCGTACCACCATCGTCAACAACATCACCAACAACCGGATCGATGCGCGCAGCTTCGTGCACAACGACAACCGCAGCTTTGCGCAGCAGGCGGCGCTGGCCCCGATGGCGGGCGCCGCTGCGGCCGCGGCGATGGCGCCGCGTTTCGCCCAGAACGCGCATGCGCCCGCCGCGCAGCAATTCGCGACCGCCCCGCCACCGCGCCGCGCGGCCGACTACGCGCAGCTGTCGACGCCGCATTTCAGCGAACGCATGTTGCAGCCGGGTCGCCCGGTCGCGGCGAACGCGCCGCAGCGGCCGCCGGTGCCAGGGTTGGGCGCACCGAATGCAGCGGGCGCCATGCGCGATGCGCGAGCGCAGCTGCCATTGGCGCAAGCGCCGCACGCACCATCGCCGCATGCGCCGACACCCAGGTTCGCGGCCGATCCGCGGCGCGCACTGCCGGTCGCGAACGCCGCCGCGCTGCAGCAGCGGCGCGACATGCTGCAGCTAGCGCACGCCAACGCGCCGCAGCCGGCCGGGAATTTCCAGGCAGCGCACCGGGAAGATCCGCGCGCGCAAGCCAGGTTTACCCAACCCGAGCCGCCACGGCCGGCACCGCATCAGTTCGCCGCATTCAATGCCCAGCAGCAGGCCGCGCATCGAGAGGCGCCGATGCGGGAGTTCCCTGAGCGTGTTCAGGCCATGCCACGCCCCGAACAGCGGCCGCCGATGCAGGAGCAGCGCATGGCCAGGATCGCGCCGCCGCGTCCGCCGGCCGAGCCGCGCCCGGCCACGCGTCCGCCGCAAGCCCACTCCGATCCGCACCACAACCACGACCGCGACCGCGACAAGCACACCGGGTAA
- a CDS encoding energy transducer TonB: MPVVSQRCILFPPFAGLAAALLLGGCGKSEQAQTQSVAAAPTEVAAVQTPPPEYPIELACAGLGGKAVLSVVIGVQGKPTDVQLVSSSGQPTLDASAQQRVREWIFKPATRNGQAVPRTIQVPVTFNPPQPRPDRCFALDAQAHHSG; encoded by the coding sequence ATGCCCGTCGTTTCCCAGCGTTGCATTCTCTTCCCGCCGTTCGCCGGCCTCGCTGCCGCGTTGCTGCTCGGCGGCTGCGGCAAGTCCGAACAAGCGCAGACCCAGAGCGTGGCGGCCGCGCCGACCGAGGTCGCCGCGGTGCAGACCCCGCCGCCTGAGTATCCGATCGAACTGGCCTGCGCCGGGCTCGGCGGCAAGGCGGTACTGAGCGTGGTGATCGGCGTGCAGGGCAAGCCCACCGATGTGCAGTTGGTCAGCAGCAGCGGCCAGCCCACGCTCGACGCGTCGGCGCAGCAGCGCGTGCGCGAGTGGATCTTCAAGCCGGCCACGCGCAATGGCCAGGCGGTGCCGCGCACGATCCAGGTGCCGGTCACCTTCAACCCGCCGCAACCGCGGCCGGACCGCTGCTTCGCGCTCGACGCGCAGGCGCACCACTCCGGCTGA
- a CDS encoding 4a-hydroxytetrahydrobiopterin dehydratase, producing the protein MNDLIPLAQAHCAPCKGSDYKLTQARLAELLPQVAGWELVENGMAISRTFRFPDYYRTLAFVNALAWIAHREDHHPDLGVHYDRVVVRYSTHDVGGLSENDFICAAKASALPE; encoded by the coding sequence ATGAACGACCTGATCCCGCTCGCACAGGCCCATTGCGCGCCCTGCAAGGGCAGCGACTACAAGCTCACCCAGGCGCGCCTGGCCGAATTGCTGCCGCAGGTGGCCGGCTGGGAGCTGGTCGAGAATGGCATGGCGATCAGCCGCACGTTCCGCTTCCCCGACTACTACCGCACGCTGGCGTTCGTGAACGCGCTGGCCTGGATCGCGCACCGCGAAGACCACCACCCCGACCTGGGCGTGCACTATGACCGCGTGGTGGTGCGCTATTCCACCCACGACGTCGGCGGCCTCAGCGAAAACGACTTCATCTGCGCCGCCAAGGCGTCTGCCCTTCCGGAATGA
- a CDS encoding NfuA family Fe-S biogenesis protein translates to MIQISDNAQTHFRKLLEREAVPGMGVRLSAVDPGTARADARLEFAEPADLAGDEWAIDCAGFTLYVAADSVGWLDGAEIDYVTQGTGQQLTIKAPKIKGEAPGEAASLVERVRWVVENEVNPQLAQHGGRVAVQEVSAEGVVLLRFGGGCHGCGMADVTLKQGIEKTLMGRVPGITAVRDATDHDSGSAPYIPRDSAA, encoded by the coding sequence ATGATCCAGATCTCCGACAACGCGCAGACCCATTTCCGCAAACTGCTCGAACGCGAGGCCGTGCCCGGCATGGGCGTGCGCCTGAGCGCGGTCGATCCCGGCACCGCGCGCGCCGACGCGCGGCTGGAGTTCGCCGAACCGGCGGACCTGGCCGGCGACGAATGGGCGATCGACTGCGCCGGCTTCACCTTGTATGTGGCCGCCGACAGCGTCGGCTGGCTGGACGGCGCCGAGATCGACTACGTCACCCAGGGTACCGGCCAGCAGTTGACGATCAAGGCGCCGAAGATCAAGGGCGAGGCGCCGGGCGAGGCTGCTTCGCTGGTCGAGCGGGTGCGCTGGGTGGTCGAGAACGAGGTCAATCCGCAGTTGGCCCAGCACGGCGGCCGCGTGGCGGTGCAGGAAGTGTCGGCCGAGGGCGTGGTGCTGCTGCGCTTCGGCGGCGGCTGCCACGGCTGCGGCATGGCCGACGTGACCCTGAAGCAGGGCATCGAGAAGACGCTGATGGGACGCGTGCCGGGCATCACCGCCGTGCGCGACGCCACCGACCACGACAGCGGCAGCGCCCCGTATATCCCGCGCGATTCCGCAGCCTGA
- a CDS encoding transmembrane repetitive protein, producing MTRAADILAALLARSPRKLLRDRRTGLPYGWAHWISSQPAVPRPFVSSELIAALPQAVPAPTSRLSALSPWQAFRRLWWQHWDPAPYDQRWWRRIAALVSLALHLLFALFLLWVAFVRWLPPRPDVGEAGRVQVEFVGRGTPAETGGGAAAQDAAAAAQQAAAARAAQQAATTAAAQTAAMAAARAASATPAASAAPAQAESNPPSPPPEQPLQVTETEQPSRDFVLPPPSVREPTLTPRAIAPPSVQVTEREVEMVTEVPAVAQIRPREVPVPRAPEPQLQVREREVPAPLPQVQVQIPQIRARDPAPTLRTPEPPQVRQIELPTPATAATPAAEPSAATASATAAPAQATTASSAAAQGTAETRTPSGSGAAPPGSQSAAPGSGPATVAHDGGWATPQRGDDWGAAARNRAGDAGASQRNGVFNADGSVRVPGGEEQGKAPPRGAPGTETDSWSRDQIANAGQWLKRPPYDYKPTSFDKYWLPNATLLEEWVRRGIKTVDIPIPGTTSSISCVVSILQLGGGCGITDPNLNDQPAGTRPPPAVPFKPGLQEDNGSVK from the coding sequence GTGACGCGCGCCGCCGACATCCTCGCCGCGCTGTTGGCGCGCTCGCCGCGCAAGCTGCTGCGCGATCGCCGCACCGGCCTGCCGTACGGCTGGGCGCACTGGATTTCTTCGCAGCCGGCCGTGCCGCGCCCGTTCGTCTCCAGTGAGCTGATCGCGGCGCTGCCGCAGGCGGTGCCGGCGCCGACCTCGCGGCTGTCCGCACTGAGTCCATGGCAGGCGTTCCGCCGGCTGTGGTGGCAGCACTGGGATCCGGCACCGTACGACCAGCGCTGGTGGCGGCGGATCGCGGCGCTGGTCAGCCTGGCCTTGCATCTGCTGTTCGCGCTGTTCCTGCTGTGGGTCGCCTTCGTGCGCTGGTTGCCGCCGCGCCCGGACGTGGGCGAGGCCGGGCGCGTGCAGGTGGAATTCGTCGGCCGCGGCACGCCGGCCGAGACCGGTGGCGGCGCAGCGGCGCAAGACGCCGCGGCCGCTGCGCAGCAGGCCGCGGCGGCACGTGCGGCGCAACAGGCCGCCACGACTGCCGCCGCGCAGACGGCCGCCATGGCCGCCGCGCGTGCGGCCTCCGCTACGCCGGCGGCGAGCGCCGCGCCCGCACAGGCCGAGTCCAACCCGCCATCACCACCGCCGGAGCAGCCGCTGCAGGTCACCGAAACCGAACAGCCGAGCCGCGATTTCGTGCTGCCGCCGCCCAGCGTGCGCGAACCGACGCTGACCCCGCGCGCGATCGCGCCGCCCAGCGTGCAGGTGACCGAGCGCGAGGTCGAGATGGTCACCGAGGTTCCCGCGGTGGCGCAGATCCGTCCGCGCGAAGTGCCGGTGCCGCGCGCGCCGGAACCGCAACTGCAGGTGCGCGAGCGCGAAGTGCCGGCGCCGCTGCCGCAGGTCCAGGTGCAGATCCCGCAGATCCGCGCGCGCGATCCCGCACCGACGCTGCGCACGCCGGAGCCGCCGCAGGTGCGGCAGATCGAACTGCCGACGCCCGCCACCGCGGCGACGCCGGCTGCCGAGCCATCGGCCGCCACCGCAAGCGCGACTGCGGCTCCGGCGCAGGCCACGACCGCGTCCAGCGCCGCGGCGCAGGGCACGGCCGAGACCCGGACGCCGTCCGGCAGCGGCGCTGCGCCGCCCGGCAGCCAGTCGGCCGCGCCCGGCAGCGGCCCGGCCACGGTCGCGCACGATGGCGGCTGGGCGACGCCGCAGCGCGGCGACGACTGGGGTGCCGCGGCGCGCAACCGCGCCGGCGATGCCGGTGCCAGCCAGCGCAATGGCGTGTTCAACGCCGATGGCAGCGTGCGCGTGCCCGGCGGCGAAGAGCAGGGCAAGGCGCCGCCGCGCGGCGCGCCCGGCACCGAGACCGACAGCTGGTCGCGCGATCAGATCGCCAATGCCGGCCAGTGGCTCAAGCGTCCGCCCTACGACTACAAGCCGACCTCGTTCGACAAGTATTGGCTGCCGAACGCGACGCTGCTGGAAGAGTGGGTGCGGCGCGGCATCAAGACCGTCGACATCCCGATTCCCGGCACCACCAGCAGCATTTCCTGCGTGGTCTCGATCCTGCAGCTGGGCGGCGGCTGCGGCATCACCGATCCGAATCTCAACGACCAGCCCGCCGGCACGCGACCGCCGCCGGCGGTGCCGTTCAAGCCGGGCCTGCAGGAAGACAACGGCAGCGTGAAGTAG
- a CDS encoding c-type cytochrome — MPKAAHALRPAIALLAALCLGACSQSQVESTSQSAGDPGHASGEHGSGSSAGLPSGRIAAGEKLAHAKGKATGQSCIDCHGADGNAPIDPSYPKLGGQYGDYVAHALQAYRAGDRQHPLMTPQATPLGDQDIADLAAYFGSRATQLRDLHDPK; from the coding sequence ATGCCGAAAGCCGCGCACGCCCTGCGTCCCGCCATCGCCCTGCTTGCTGCCCTGTGCCTGGGGGCGTGTTCGCAATCGCAGGTGGAATCCACCAGCCAGTCCGCCGGCGATCCCGGCCACGCCAGTGGCGAACATGGGTCCGGCTCGTCCGCCGGCCTGCCGAGCGGGCGCATCGCCGCCGGCGAGAAGCTGGCCCACGCCAAGGGCAAGGCCACCGGGCAGAGCTGCATCGACTGCCACGGCGCCGACGGCAACGCGCCGATCGACCCGAGCTATCCCAAGCTCGGCGGCCAATACGGCGACTACGTCGCGCATGCGCTACAGGCCTACCGCGCCGGCGATCGCCAGCATCCGCTGATGACCCCGCAGGCGACGCCGCTCGGCGACCAGGACATCGCCGACCTGGCGGCGTACTTCGGATCGCGCGCCACGCAGCTGCGCGACCTGCACGATCCAAAGTGA
- a CDS encoding c-type cytochrome: protein MRTQPLAACFALAVLVFLGVAPVAQTVPAPAPAVAPAASAPAAGNAGNGRLLTYTCQGCHGVTGYKNAYPSYRIPKIGGQSAQYLTQALTEYRLGKRKHPTMQAQAESFSDQDIADIAAYLTTLK, encoded by the coding sequence ATGCGCACGCAGCCGCTAGCCGCTTGTTTTGCTTTGGCCGTACTCGTTTTTCTCGGGGTCGCCCCGGTAGCGCAGACCGTGCCGGCGCCCGCCCCAGCCGTCGCTCCGGCAGCGTCCGCCCCCGCCGCCGGCAATGCCGGCAACGGCAGGCTGCTGACTTATACCTGCCAGGGCTGTCACGGCGTCACCGGCTACAAGAATGCCTATCCGAGCTACCGCATTCCCAAGATCGGCGGCCAGTCGGCGCAGTACCTGACCCAGGCGCTGACCGAATACCGGCTCGGCAAGCGCAAGCACCCGACCATGCAGGCCCAGGCGGAGAGCTTTTCCGACCAGGATATCGCCGACATCGCCGCTTACCTGACCACCCTCAAGTAG